ACCAAGAATCTTCGGGTTTGTGTTGACTGTCATTCCTGGATGAAGGCTGTTTCAAAGGTTACAAGGAGACTAATTGTATTAAGAGACACAAACAGGTTCCATCATTTTGAAAATGGCTCTTGTTCTTGTAAGGATTATTGGTGAACGACAACACCatgatgaaaaaaatcatttgttacTTCGTTTTCAAAGTTACTACTTTACATTGGTGATAAGTTCACGCTTAATAATTTCGGCttcaaatgaaagaaataaattttacacaaaCTCAAGCTCCAGGTAAGTGTAAACTTTCAACTCAACATGTGGGCAATGGTTAGTTGCTTAAACACTAGATCCAGATCTTTACCTTTTAACTTTCATCTGACACTGCTCATACAACTGCTAATCGTCATTTTGTTCGGTTTATATTTCATTCAAATGTTTTCCGCattcaaaaatgattttaagcATGCCTTATATGCTCTCATATTTGATAGCTAGTGagataaagaaataattgagaAAATGTTGGTATGACAAGGTGATGTGAAATTAAGTGGGCAATCCTCACATGCTATTGGAAATTAAAGGGTGTCCAAGTATAATTGTTCTTACACAATGCTATTATcccaggtaaaaaaaaaaacaaaaagaaacctACATCACCGTCCTCATTCCATGTTTACCATCGTATTTTTCTTATATCCTAAGTATCATTGTTCTTCCACAATAGCACAAACGCATAAACAAACTGCAGGGGCAGAAACTAAAATTGATATTATCAAGCCACATTATGTCTCaacaaaattcgaagtaacccaACAAAATTAGGAGTAATTTGATAACCTAGAAAAACAAGACTGAATTGCAGAAACAAAAAACCTACATATATGTCTCCAGGGTTCAAACAAATACAAATCAATCCTCATCATCAATAACCTTGGTGCCTAACCCTTTGAGCTCATCCTTAGGAATCTCAACAACGGTGACAAGAGAGTATAGCTCTTCCTTGGCATCTTCATCGTCATTCCTCTTGCGAGCAATTCTTACCCTAATCCTCCTTGGAACACTCCTGATTCCCTGGCTCCAGACAAACTTGTTCAACTTCACATCCACCCTCACATCATTGGTCCCCATGGCCTTTTGGGCAAATTTCCTTATCTCCTTAATAGCTTTAGGAGCTTTCTTCTTAAATGTGCTGTTTTAAGACAACAACAAACCAAACAAGAACCACTAAGACTACTGTTCTCGAACCAAAACATGAAAGCAATCAAAAGACACaaagtataataaataaaaggaatATGAAACCATTCATTTCTATcaaaataaacacaaatttCATATCAATGGCCCGATATATCACAAAACAGGAACTCatggaatattttttttgaaagctAAAGGCTGCAAAAGTGACTTGAGCTATGCGTTTTAATCAATACAATCACTAGGAAAAGAACTGCACAACTTTTGTCCTGTTTGCTAGGGTTCCTAATCTCAATTCTATAGCCACGAAAAAACTCAGATCCATAGAAACGTGTATACAGCTCAACTTAGCTAGGGTTGGTTACTAACAATTTATAACACTTTAGTACTAAACAATTAAGTTGTTAATAGGATGATTATTGAAGCGTTAAGAATGGGGGTTAGTTGAGTTAGACAAATAGCAGAGAGAACATGGTATACAGAAGAAGGTGAATAGATTACCAGCCATGGAGGCGCTTGTGGAGGTTAATGGTGTACTCTCTGGTAACCACCTCCTCCTTCCTACCCTTCGCCTTCTCCACCATTCTCAACCACCGATTACTCACTTACCTGCAACACAATCACAAATcacaaaattacattattatgaCATCATGCAACCAAACCTACgtagtttatgaaaaaatagGAGAGAAAGACACACCTTAAGGATCGGGAAGGGTTTCGGCAGCAGCGTTCTACATTCAACAGAGAACCTAGGAAAGAGTCTCCGCTCTAATATAACGTCACATTAACCCTAATGGGCCTGGGTTGTTAGAAATAACGGGTCAACTGTAAAGGCCCAATAAAATAGGGAACAACTATTCCCGCTaccatatttgttttttaaactaCCAACCTTTGTGAAATTCCTATTTTGCTCAGTCACCAAATTCCTACAAAGCTACAAAGCATTGCCCCCACCCCAACCCAGATCGCTCCGCTCCTCCCCGTGCAACTCATCATCGATCCACGTAGCCCCTTGCCTCGTCAAGATCGAGCATccctatttttgttgttgtataatGTACGAtagaattgtatttttattgcattattttttttcaccccaTGTGTGCAacagaaataagatttcattgTTGActttttcaatataattaaatttccgTGGGAAGGGTAATttcggaaaaaaaatatttgaagccCTCGTGGGTGTGCAGATAGCAGATTTGGTAGTGTAAATAATAGTTCCCATAAAATAAACACGGGTCAAATTTATGGCCCAATACTACAAAACAACATGGCTCAAAcgttaaaacttaaaacacgTCTGTCTCTGTTTTGTGgtgagaagaagagagagacaGACAGAACAATGGGGGAAGCAAagggaaaggaagaagaagtgttAGCATCAGTTCACTCAACCGTGTTCAAAGAATCAGAAAGCCTTGATGGAAAGTGTGTTAAGATTGAGGGCTATGATTTCAACCGCGGCGTCAATTATCCGTTGCTACTCAGCTCCATGGTCACAACTGGGTTTCAAGCTTCCAACCTCGGTGATGCCATCCAAGTCGTTAATCAAATGGTTGGTTTGTTTTCTCTTCTCTAACCCCCATCTCTTTATATTCACGTGATTTTTTcgttataaaaattgaatatttggaTTGAAGCTAGACTGGAGGCTAGTTGATGAACCCGTAGCTGAGGATTGCAGTGACCAAGAGAGGGATTTGGAGTACCGAAAATCTGTGACGTGTAAAGTGTTTCTGGGTTTCACTTCTAATCTTATTTCTTCTGGTGTTAGAGATACTGTGAGGTTTCTTCTTCAGCATCGCATGGTAAGTTAGTTTCCCTTCCCTTGTTAGATATATCTATCTGTCTTAACTTCCTTTTGGTAGGAGAACTTCAAAAAGGGACACAATTCATACAAGTATTTATGCACGCACTAATTGTAATTtcagtctctttttttttagtgttaGTTACTTTCGCTCCTGTCCCTGTATATATATGCTGGGTGCctgttgttctttttttttttctctctctgagATTGATTTAATCAGTTTTATGAATAAGAGTTGAACGTGTATTGCTCTTTCTAtcaaagggaagaaaaaaaaacaaattgactAATTATTACAATTAGCATACTTGGCATATGTTTTCTTATCCTGTAAACAAGTGCTTCACTGGAATAAGTGACCATCCTTTGAACTGCATTACCATCAGGAGATGAAATATGAGATATGTACACAAGGCCAATATCTGCTGcatttttttatgctttgaGATGTAACATATTTAGCACAGTCGATAAGAAGACGGACCTGGAGTCCCATCTCAGCCCCTGGTATGGTGAACCTAATCGATACATAGTAGCTGAATTAGCATAAATAAGACTAATAGGGGTGAAAAGATAAACTAAAAGATGTTATTTCCACTCAAAGCATATAAATGTTAGAAACAAGCATCAGAGACCAGATACAATATGCCAATTAGACAATGACTCTTGATACCGATACTTCTTGAGCCTCTCTTTTTCACCCTTTTCATAAGTTATTACTTTTATCTAGCAAGAAAAGTAGCAAAATAACTTTCTTGTGAGCAAATGTATATTTTCATATAGAAAGGTAAACAATAATAAGGCTGAGATATCTCATCTTGACAGAttgcatcatatatatatatatatatatgaattgtgTCCCTTTTTGAAGTCTCATTGGTATATATGCTTAATGATGTTATTGAATTTTGTTGCATTTATTCCACAATCTGCAGGTTGATGTAGTTGTTACAACTACAGGTGGCATTGAAGAAGATCTTATAAAGTGCCTGGCACCAACATATAA
This region of Glycine max cultivar Williams 82 chromosome 7, Glycine_max_v4.0, whole genome shotgun sequence genomic DNA includes:
- the LOC100305583 gene encoding 60S ribosomal protein L31-like, whose amino-acid sequence is MVEKAKGRKEEVVTREYTINLHKRLHGCTFKKKAPKAIKEIRKFAQKAMGTNDVRVDVKLNKFVWSQGIRSVPRRIRVRIARKRNDDEDAKEELYSLVTVVEIPKDELKGLGTKVIDDED